One genomic segment of Gammaproteobacteria bacterium includes these proteins:
- the argB gene encoding acetylglutamate kinase, whose translation MRILSEALPYIQRFRDSIIVIKYGGSAMTDDKLRHGFARDVTLLKAVGMNPVIVHGGGPRISQNLERAGVETRFVDGMRVTDAAAMRVVAETLAEVNRGIVESIVSHGGDAKGFSGSDGDDVIVARKLAHAGGEDLGQVGEVAAVSYRLANFAHRQSAVPVVAPVGAGKDGLAYNINADLAATGIATYLKAEKFILLTNTVGLLDTDGTLVSETTWSQVAKLVKQGVIHGGMLPKVTCAFDSVKNGVRSAHIIDGRVEHALLLELLTDEGVGTMIR comes from the coding sequence GTGCGGATACTGAGCGAGGCGCTGCCCTACATTCAGCGCTTTCGCGACAGCATCATCGTTATCAAATACGGCGGCAGCGCGATGACCGACGACAAACTGCGCCACGGCTTTGCGCGCGATGTGACGCTGCTGAAAGCGGTGGGCATGAACCCGGTGATTGTGCACGGCGGCGGCCCGCGCATCTCGCAAAACCTGGAGCGCGCCGGCGTTGAGACGCGCTTTGTGGACGGCATGCGCGTGACCGACGCCGCGGCGATGCGCGTGGTGGCCGAGACGCTGGCCGAGGTGAACCGCGGCATTGTGGAATCCATCGTCTCGCACGGCGGCGACGCCAAGGGCTTCAGCGGCAGCGACGGCGACGATGTGATTGTGGCGCGCAAACTGGCGCACGCCGGCGGCGAAGACCTGGGCCAGGTGGGCGAGGTGGCGGCGGTGAGTTACCGCCTGGCGAACTTCGCGCACCGCCAGTCCGCCGTGCCGGTGGTGGCGCCCGTCGGCGCCGGCAAGGACGGGCTGGCCTACAACATCAACGCCGACCTGGCCGCGACCGGCATCGCCACCTACCTGAAGGCGGAGAAGTTTATCCTGCTGACAAACACCGTCGGCCTGCTGGACACCGACGGCACGCTGGTTTCAGAAACCACCTGGAGCCAAGTCGCCAAACTGGTGAAGCAGGGCGTGATACATGGGGGCATGCTGCCGAAGGTGACTTGTGCTTTTGACAGTGTGAAGAACGGGGTGCGTTCGGCGCATATTATTGATGGGAGGGTGGAACATGCGTTGCTGCTGGAGTTGCTTACGGATGAGGGGGTGGGGACTATGATACGGTAG
- the moaC gene encoding cyclic pyranopterin monophosphate synthase MoaC, giving the protein MADFTHFNRRGEARMVDVGGKDTTHRTAVAEGRILLSQETLDGIVAGGYRKGDVLGAARLAAIMAAKKTADLVPLCHPLPLSAVTVDFEHTTEPPSITCRARAETRARTGVEMEALTAVQIALLTIYDMCKSADRAMTITNIRLLEKTGGRSGAWRREEQTDSG; this is encoded by the coding sequence ATGGCCGACTTTACACATTTCAACCGGCGCGGCGAGGCGCGGATGGTGGATGTCGGCGGCAAAGACACCACGCACCGCACCGCCGTCGCCGAGGGCCGCATCCTGCTGTCGCAGGAGACGCTGGACGGCATCGTCGCCGGCGGCTACCGCAAGGGCGATGTGCTGGGCGCCGCGCGCCTCGCCGCCATCATGGCCGCCAAGAAAACCGCCGACCTGGTGCCGCTGTGCCACCCGCTGCCGCTGTCCGCCGTCACCGTTGACTTCGAGCACACCACCGAACCGCCCTCCATCACCTGCCGCGCCCGCGCCGAAACCCGCGCCCGGACCGGCGTTGAAATGGAAGCCCTAACCGCCGTGCAAATCGCGCTGCTGACCATCTACGACATGTGCAAATCCGCCGACCGCGCCATGACCATCACCAACATCCGCCTCCTCGAAAAAACCGGAGGCCGCTCCGGTGCCTGGCGCCGCGAAGAACAAACGGATTCCGGCTAA
- a CDS encoding RloB family protein: MGRKAKNTSPARRDGNKALYPRVLVVCEGEKTERYYFAGLRNHLRLRSANIEIVGEGATPTRIVKRAEKLHQEELDIGNPFDEIFCVFDKEEHADYDKAVRILEKKSSARKSNTLWWAAVASVPAFEYWLLLHYRYTTRPYQKTGNKSAGEMVTLDLKKHFKDYKKNDKNIFEKFKGRLEQAKKNADKSLTAAENTGTDNPSTRVHELVECLQNIKDKRPLT, encoded by the coding sequence ATGGGCAGAAAGGCCAAAAATACATCCCCGGCCCGCAGGGACGGCAACAAGGCCCTCTATCCGAGAGTCCTTGTTGTCTGTGAGGGCGAAAAAACTGAACGCTATTACTTTGCCGGACTCAGAAATCATCTCAGATTAAGAAGCGCCAACATCGAGATTGTCGGGGAAGGAGCCACTCCGACAAGGATTGTCAAGCGTGCGGAAAAACTTCATCAAGAAGAGCTGGATATTGGCAACCCTTTTGACGAGATTTTCTGCGTGTTTGACAAGGAAGAACATGCCGACTACGACAAAGCCGTACGCATTTTGGAGAAGAAAAGTTCGGCACGGAAGAGCAACACTCTCTGGTGGGCAGCCGTTGCCTCGGTTCCCGCCTTTGAATACTGGCTATTGCTGCATTACAGATACACGACAAGGCCGTACCAAAAAACCGGAAACAAAAGTGCGGGAGAGATGGTTACTCTGGATTTGAAAAAGCATTTCAAGGATTACAAAAAAAACGACAAGAACATTTTTGAGAAATTCAAGGGCAGACTGGAACAGGCAAAGAAAAATGCGGATAAGTCCCTCACCGCTGCTGAAAACACCGGCACAGACAACCCATCCACAAGAGTGCATGAACTTGTGGAATGCTTGCAGAATATAAAAGATAAAAGGCCTCTGACCTGA
- a CDS encoding ATP-binding protein — protein MLIEFKVANYRSVKDEQTLSLVASKNRELADSGTLESGIPNVKLLPSSAIYGPNASGKTNLLLALLRMKRIVTESSLEKGRGDDLPIEPFKLDAKSLAKPSTFEVFFVSGGIRYQYGFSATEVYIADEWLFAFPEKRAQRWFSRTREKGEYQWEFGPSLKGEKKLWQKSTRDNALFLSTAVQLNSKQLQPVYDWFRDTLRLAGIGEWSPAFSTSLCETGDKNRILDFLKKADLGIDDIHVKEASRDLGPSPYGGMASILKKTLPYGGMPHTLKNEVAEIMERKRYRRIGEVIIEKEYEIKTVHKDSSGQGIEFDIGYEESDGTRKIFALAGPFLESLKKGYVVCIDELHDNLHPDLVKFLVGLFNNKETNTGHAQLIFTTHETSMLNQKVLRRDQIWFCEKDRGQATVLYPLTDFSPRKGVTNLEAAYLSGRYGAVPYIAESPQI, from the coding sequence ATGCTAATAGAATTCAAGGTCGCCAACTACCGGTCTGTCAAGGACGAGCAGACCCTGAGCCTGGTGGCGTCCAAAAACAGGGAGTTGGCTGATTCCGGTACCCTTGAAAGCGGTATTCCCAATGTCAAGTTATTGCCCTCATCGGCAATTTATGGCCCCAATGCATCGGGTAAAACCAATTTGCTTCTCGCTCTTTTGAGGATGAAACGGATTGTGACGGAGTCCTCTCTTGAGAAAGGGCGCGGGGATGATCTTCCGATAGAGCCGTTCAAACTGGATGCCAAATCACTCGCCAAACCCTCAACATTTGAAGTTTTCTTTGTATCAGGCGGCATCCGCTACCAGTATGGTTTTTCAGCGACGGAAGTATATATCGCAGATGAATGGCTCTTTGCCTTCCCTGAAAAACGCGCCCAGCGCTGGTTCAGCCGCACCCGGGAGAAAGGTGAATACCAATGGGAGTTCGGGCCTTCACTGAAAGGCGAAAAGAAACTCTGGCAAAAATCAACCCGTGACAATGCCCTGTTTCTTTCCACGGCGGTACAACTCAACAGCAAACAGTTGCAGCCCGTTTATGACTGGTTTAGAGACACTTTGCGTCTTGCCGGCATTGGCGAATGGTCGCCGGCTTTCAGCACTTCCCTTTGCGAAACAGGTGACAAAAACAGGATACTCGACTTCCTGAAAAAAGCGGACTTGGGAATTGACGATATACATGTAAAAGAGGCTTCCCGGGATTTGGGGCCGTCGCCTTATGGTGGTATGGCCAGCATCCTGAAAAAAACGTTGCCTTATGGTGGTATGCCCCACACATTGAAAAACGAAGTTGCCGAGATAATGGAGAGAAAGAGATATCGCAGGATAGGTGAAGTCATTATAGAAAAAGAGTACGAGATAAAAACCGTTCACAAGGATTCGAGCGGTCAGGGCATTGAGTTTGACATTGGATACGAGGAGTCCGATGGAACGCGGAAAATCTTCGCACTCGCAGGCCCGTTTCTTGAAAGCCTAAAAAAAGGCTATGTGGTCTGTATTGATGAATTGCACGACAACCTGCACCCCGATTTGGTGAAATTTCTTGTGGGTTTGTTCAACAATAAAGAGACAAACACCGGCCATGCCCAACTGATTTTCACAACCCATGAAACCTCTATGCTGAATCAGAAGGTCCTGCGCCGTGACCAAATCTGGTTTTGTGAAAAGGACAGGGGGCAAGCGACGGTGCTGTACCCCTTGACTGATTTCAGTCCGCGCAAAGGTGTTACCAATCTGGAAGCAGCCTATCTGTCCGGTCGTTACGGAGCAGTGCCCTATATCGCGGAATCACCGCAAATATAG
- a CDS encoding phosphomannomutase/phosphoglucomutase, which translates to MNMHCSGDIFRAYDVRGIVGKQLGDSTMRAIGRAVATLYPGLPAVAVGYDGRLSSEHLAAALCTGLRASGADVVEIGQAPTPLLYFAAHELCEGSGLMVTGSHNPPEYNGVKMMIGGHTLAGDDIQQVRAAIEGGRFEGGEGGAQRCEVLSHYVARMADDVRPARRLRIAVDSGNGAAGPAAKALFSRMDCELTCLYCDVDGRFPNHHPNPSVAANLAALQRRVRDDGLDIGFAFDGDGDRLGVVDERGEIIWPDRQMMVYARDLLRRNPGAAVIYDVKSSRHLPQIVEQCGGRAYMSRTGHSFIKSMLREKNALLAGEMSGHIFFRDRWYGFDDGLYAAARMMEIVAADGRRCSEIFGDLPQAFGTPEINIHFEREGRQHDFMRRFARSTPRLAGAGAGGRVDLTDGVRVEFDDGWGLVRASNTTPCLVARFEAESEQRLHELQQLFRAELLRVEPALDIPF; encoded by the coding sequence ATGAACATGCATTGCAGCGGCGACATCTTCCGCGCCTACGATGTGCGCGGCATTGTCGGCAAGCAACTGGGCGACAGCACGATGCGCGCCATTGGCCGCGCCGTGGCGACGCTCTACCCCGGCCTGCCCGCCGTCGCCGTCGGCTATGACGGGCGGCTGTCGAGCGAACACCTGGCCGCCGCGCTGTGCACCGGCCTGCGCGCGTCGGGCGCCGATGTGGTCGAGATTGGCCAGGCGCCGACGCCGCTGCTGTATTTCGCCGCGCACGAACTGTGCGAAGGCTCCGGCCTGATGGTTACCGGCAGCCACAACCCGCCCGAATACAACGGCGTAAAGATGATGATCGGCGGCCACACGCTGGCGGGCGACGACATTCAGCAAGTCCGCGCCGCCATTGAGGGCGGGCGCTTTGAAGGCGGCGAAGGCGGCGCGCAGCGCTGCGAAGTGCTTTCACATTATGTCGCGCGCATGGCCGACGATGTGCGCCCGGCGCGGCGCCTTCGCATTGCGGTGGACAGCGGCAACGGCGCCGCCGGGCCTGCGGCAAAGGCGCTGTTTTCACGCATGGACTGCGAACTCACCTGTTTGTATTGCGATGTGGACGGGCGCTTTCCGAACCACCACCCGAACCCCAGCGTGGCCGCCAACCTGGCCGCGTTGCAGCGCCGGGTGCGCGACGACGGGCTGGACATCGGCTTTGCCTTTGACGGCGACGGCGACCGCCTGGGCGTGGTGGACGAGCGCGGCGAGATTATCTGGCCCGACCGGCAGATGATGGTGTATGCGCGCGACCTGCTGCGCCGCAACCCCGGCGCCGCGGTGATTTACGATGTGAAGTCGTCGCGCCACCTGCCGCAGATTGTGGAGCAGTGCGGCGGCAGGGCGTATATGAGCCGCACCGGGCATTCGTTCATCAAGTCCATGCTGCGGGAGAAAAACGCGCTGCTGGCCGGCGAGATGAGCGGCCACATCTTCTTCCGCGACCGCTGGTACGGCTTTGACGACGGCCTCTACGCCGCCGCGCGCATGATGGAGATTGTCGCCGCCGACGGGCGCCGGTGCAGCGAGATATTCGGCGACCTGCCGCAGGCGTTCGGCACGCCGGAGATCAACATTCATTTTGAGCGCGAGGGGCGCCAGCACGACTTCATGCGGCGTTTTGCGCGCAGCACGCCGCGCCTTGCCGGCGCCGGCGCCGGCGGGCGCGTGGACCTGACCGACGGCGTGCGCGTGGAGTTTGACGACGGCTGGGGGCTGGTGCGGGCTTCCAACACAACGCCGTGCCTGGTGGCGCGCTTTGAGGCCGAGAGCGAACAGCGGCTGCACGAATTGCAGCAACTGTTTCGCGCCGAGTTGCTGCGGGTGGAACCGGCGCTGGACATTCCGTTTTAG
- the moaD gene encoding molybdopterin converting factor subunit 1, with protein MAIIVKYFASLRENIGRDGDSVEAAGIGSVGDLRAALAQRGDVDGDALERARCAVNYEYADDGQALKDGDEVAFFPPVTGG; from the coding sequence ATGGCGATTATCGTGAAATATTTTGCGTCATTGCGCGAGAACATTGGCCGCGACGGGGATTCGGTGGAGGCCGCCGGCATCGGCAGCGTCGGCGATTTGCGCGCGGCGCTGGCGCAGCGCGGCGATGTGGACGGCGACGCGCTTGAGCGCGCGCGGTGCGCGGTCAATTATGAATACGCGGATGACGGGCAGGCGCTGAAAGACGGTGATGAAGTTGCCTTCTTTCCGCCGGTTACAGGCGGCTGA
- the coaBC gene encoding bifunctional phosphopantothenoylcysteine decarboxylase/phosphopantothenate--cysteine ligase CoaBC, translated as MTTPQQPPQRRNILLGVTGSIAAYKSATLIRELRRANCDVRVVMTASARAFITELTLQSLAGRPVESDAFSDADGGGMKHIDLAQWADLVLIAPASANALAKLAHGIADDLLSMVCLAARGPVAVAPAMNRQMWEHAATRANTAALRERGVLVWGPASGDQACGDLGEGRMIEPHEITRHVQVLLGERALRGRKAVITAGPTREAIDPVRCLTNHSSGRMGFAMAQAARDMGADVVLVAGPVSLPTPAAVARVDVVSAHDMAAAVRRELQDADLFIACAAVSDFRPAQTQPRKIKKAAAPETLALAATEDILETASRRHPGLFLVGFAAETHALEANAKAKLLQKKLDIIVANRVGDGAPYGFDSDQNEVDVYWRGGGARHFGPCSKTELAAQLMECVAEQCQRRHNAQAREQGRTG; from the coding sequence ATGACCACCCCCCAACAACCCCCGCAACGCCGTAACATCCTGCTCGGCGTTACCGGCAGCATTGCCGCCTATAAAAGCGCCACGCTGATACGCGAATTGCGCCGCGCGAACTGCGATGTGCGCGTTGTGATGACCGCATCCGCGCGCGCCTTCATCACCGAACTGACGCTGCAAAGCCTTGCCGGCAGGCCGGTGGAAAGCGACGCCTTCAGCGACGCCGACGGCGGCGGCATGAAGCACATTGACCTCGCGCAATGGGCCGACCTGGTGTTGATTGCGCCGGCCAGCGCCAACGCGCTGGCGAAACTCGCGCACGGCATTGCCGACGATTTGCTGTCCATGGTCTGCCTGGCGGCACGCGGGCCGGTGGCGGTTGCGCCGGCGATGAACCGGCAGATGTGGGAACACGCCGCCACCCGCGCCAACACCGCCGCGCTGCGCGAACGCGGCGTGCTGGTGTGGGGGCCTGCCAGCGGCGACCAGGCCTGCGGCGACCTCGGCGAAGGCCGCATGATCGAGCCGCACGAGATTACGCGGCATGTGCAGGTGCTGCTCGGCGAACGCGCGCTGCGCGGGCGCAAGGCCGTCATCACCGCCGGGCCGACGCGCGAGGCGATTGACCCGGTGCGCTGTCTGACCAACCACAGTTCCGGGCGCATGGGCTTTGCGATGGCGCAGGCGGCGCGCGACATGGGCGCCGATGTGGTGCTCGTCGCCGGCCCGGTGTCGCTGCCGACGCCCGCCGCGGTGGCGCGCGTGGATGTGGTGTCGGCGCATGACATGGCCGCCGCGGTGCGGCGCGAACTGCAAGACGCCGACCTGTTCATCGCCTGCGCCGCCGTCAGCGACTTTCGCCCGGCGCAGACGCAGCCGCGCAAGATAAAGAAAGCCGCCGCACCGGAAACGCTGGCGCTGGCCGCCACCGAAGACATCCTGGAAACCGCAAGCCGGCGCCATCCGGGGCTGTTTCTGGTCGGTTTTGCCGCCGAGACCCACGCGCTTGAGGCCAACGCCAAGGCCAAACTGCTGCAAAAGAAACTCGACATCATCGTCGCCAACCGCGTCGGCGACGGCGCGCCCTACGGCTTTGACAGCGACCAAAACGAAGTGGATGTGTACTGGCGCGGCGGCGGCGCCCGGCATTTCGGCCCCTGTTCCAAAACCGAACTGGCGGCGCAACTGATGGAATGCGTGGCCGAACAATGCCAACGCCGGCACAACGCGCAGGCGCGTGAACAAGGCCGTACAGGTTAA
- the dut gene encoding dUTP diphosphatase: MNKAVQVKILDPRVGRDFPLPEYATEGAAGVDLRACIDAQMTLAAGAVELIPTGIAIHIADPQYAAVILPRSGLGHKHGVVLGNLVGLIDSDYQGQLMVSCWNRGARTYRIEPGERIAQMVFVPTARIAFEVVGDFEQSARGNGGFGHSGRR; this comes from the coding sequence GTGAACAAGGCCGTACAGGTTAAGATTCTGGACCCGCGTGTCGGGCGCGACTTTCCGCTGCCGGAATACGCGACGGAAGGCGCCGCCGGCGTGGACCTTCGCGCCTGCATAGACGCGCAGATGACGCTCGCCGCCGGCGCCGTGGAATTGATTCCCACCGGCATCGCCATCCACATCGCCGACCCGCAATACGCCGCCGTTATCCTGCCGCGTTCGGGGCTGGGGCACAAGCACGGCGTGGTGCTCGGCAACCTCGTCGGCCTGATTGATTCCGACTACCAGGGGCAGTTGATGGTGTCGTGCTGGAACCGCGGCGCGCGCACCTACCGCATCGAGCCGGGCGAGCGCATCGCGCAGATGGTGTTTGTGCCGACGGCGCGCATCGCCTTTGAGGTGGTGGGCGACTTTGAACAAAGCGCGCGCGGCAACGGCGGCTTCGGGCATTCGGGCAGGCGCTGA
- a CDS encoding AsmA family protein — protein sequence MAKLLKKLLVAVLVLGVLVVGAGAVFVSVFDANDYKAEVSDYVAGQTGRAFRIGGDMELSLWPDIGFAIGGVEMPDARGFGKRPFLKVDEARVIVRLLPLLSGEVQVAGVALKGAHLKLVQNRSGVGNWEDLVGRSRATGSGREMSASGRNRAGETPARAGGGSNGADGTGDSGSNRTGGNGSGSGNDGSSGALLLGALGRVELEDVSVAWKDERNGDAWRLQVRRFETDVSSDFETRVQLEDLAAEFDVDGNMKGVTDGVHLRGVTLNTDRFSTAIGGDGDVRRSLSGDITLALQDGRFVGAGGSAFLKTAETVAAFLQNRAPAVSGDALVIESVRATLALENGVGRNADLSAKLPLFNATGEGQLDFARMTADYTLHLQLKGGDRRIPVRITGPLDNLDYDIPVPDFVRKIQELTERAKDKIEKELGRARERVDRAKEKVDKELERAREKIKKLEETGEKAQELLDKVRDKLKLPF from the coding sequence ATGGCCAAATTGCTGAAAAAACTGCTGGTGGCGGTGCTGGTGTTGGGGGTGCTCGTGGTGGGCGCGGGGGCGGTGTTTGTGTCGGTGTTTGATGCGAATGATTACAAGGCCGAGGTTTCGGATTATGTCGCCGGCCAGACCGGGCGCGCGTTCCGGATTGGCGGCGACATGGAGTTGTCGCTTTGGCCGGACATCGGGTTTGCGATTGGCGGCGTTGAGATGCCCGATGCGCGCGGGTTTGGCAAGCGGCCTTTTCTGAAAGTGGACGAGGCGCGGGTGATTGTCCGGCTGCTGCCGCTGTTGTCGGGCGAAGTGCAGGTGGCGGGTGTGGCGCTGAAGGGCGCACATCTGAAACTGGTGCAAAACCGCAGCGGTGTTGGCAACTGGGAAGACCTTGTGGGGCGGTCGCGTGCCACCGGCAGTGGCCGGGAGATGTCTGCGAGTGGCAGGAACAGAGCCGGGGAGACGCCCGCGCGTGCCGGCGGCGGCAGCAATGGTGCCGACGGCACTGGCGACAGCGGCAGCAATCGCACCGGTGGCAATGGCAGCGGCAGCGGCAACGATGGCAGCAGCGGCGCGCTGCTATTAGGGGCGCTTGGGCGGGTTGAACTGGAGGATGTGTCGGTTGCGTGGAAGGACGAACGCAACGGCGATGCGTGGCGTTTGCAAGTGCGCCGCTTTGAGACCGATGTGTCTTCCGACTTTGAGACGCGCGTGCAACTGGAAGACCTGGCCGCCGAGTTTGATGTGGACGGCAACATGAAAGGCGTTACCGACGGCGTTCATCTGCGCGGCGTTACGCTGAACACCGACCGGTTTTCTACAGCCATCGGCGGCGACGGCGATGTGCGGCGTTCGCTGAGCGGCGACATCACGCTGGCGCTGCAAGACGGGCGGTTTGTCGGCGCCGGCGGCAGCGCGTTTCTGAAGACCGCCGAGACCGTCGCCGCATTCCTGCAAAACCGCGCGCCCGCCGTCAGCGGCGATGCGCTGGTGATTGAGTCGGTGCGCGCGACGCTGGCGCTGGAAAACGGCGTCGGGCGCAACGCCGACCTGTCCGCCAAACTGCCGCTGTTCAACGCCACCGGCGAGGGCCAACTGGACTTTGCGCGCATGACCGCCGACTACACGCTGCATCTGCAACTGAAAGGCGGCGACCGGCGCATTCCCGTCCGCATCACCGGGCCTCTCGACAATCTGGATTACGACATCCCCGTGCCCGACTTTGTCCGCAAGATACAAGAACTCACTGAACGCGCCAAAGACAAAATAGAGAAGGAACTCGGCAGAGCCAGGGAGAGGGTGGACAGGGCCAAGGAGAAAGTGGACAAGGAACTGGAGCGGGCCAGGGAGAAAATCAAGAAACTGGAAGAGACCGGCGAGAAGGCACAGGAACTGCTCGACAAAGTCCGCGACAAACTGAAACTGCCTTTCTGA
- a CDS encoding tetratricopeptide repeat protein: MAVGVCDMHEWIAKTLLGKVLGALWDRVSPFLHQKFPRLSPVLSFLDQAFHRKQNISLDVNELVEKYVQASRQLGRTEAQLGRAESEIAELRKKIAGVEVENAERQKALAEAITDLHQRSRTADNPALFDKALAELAEGRAEAAEALFQDILDECRAQGEAALREAARAACHIGAIAFYHDTQKAIGAYKDAISLDPDNAEAWNRLGHLLYRVGEMKQSESAYQKLLQLGINNNDSELQSIALGNLGTVFLAYGGLNQAEEMLQEALVIHRKLGNKKGMADNYGNLASVLQIRGDLSGAEKMYRKSLALNEELGHKGGMANSYGNLGIVFQIRGDLGEAKKMHRKSLAFNKKLGREEGMANDYGNLGTVFKIRGDLKQAKKMHSKSLKTYTKLGHKRGVANCYSSLGNLFQEWDNLDRAEEMYHKSLLLHEELGNKEGISANYGSLGNIFLQQYNFVQAEEMYREALKISKELEDKQIMANVYGNLGVMFRVQGNLTKAREMFHKSLEIDRELGLKRGVATCYKNLGDVSLAEGNTAEACELWRKSCNLFAKIGMAREVEKVERIMKEAGCV; encoded by the coding sequence GTGGCCGTTGGGGTTTGTGATATGCATGAATGGATAGCTAAAACTTTATTAGGCAAAGTGCTTGGTGCGTTATGGGACCGAGTATCCCCGTTTTTGCACCAAAAATTTCCGCGTTTGAGTCCAGTACTTTCGTTTTTGGACCAAGCATTTCATCGCAAACAAAATATTTCCCTTGATGTAAATGAGCTCGTTGAAAAATATGTCCAAGCATCGCGTCAGCTTGGCAGGACAGAGGCCCAGCTTGGTAGGGCAGAGTCTGAAATTGCTGAGCTGCGAAAGAAAATCGCTGGAGTCGAGGTTGAAAACGCTGAGCGGCAGAAGGCACTTGCTGAAGCCATTACCGATTTGCATCAACGCTCTCGCACGGCTGACAATCCTGCGCTTTTTGACAAAGCGCTGGCGGAATTGGCAGAAGGCCGTGCCGAAGCCGCTGAAGCATTATTCCAGGACATTCTTGATGAGTGTCGGGCGCAAGGGGAGGCAGCCTTGCGCGAAGCTGCCCGCGCTGCCTGTCACATAGGCGCCATCGCTTTCTATCATGACACACAAAAGGCAATAGGTGCTTATAAGGATGCTATCAGCCTTGATCCTGATAACGCGGAAGCCTGGAACCGCTTGGGCCATTTGCTGTATCGCGTTGGTGAGATGAAACAATCTGAATCTGCTTACCAGAAATTGCTTCAATTGGGCATTAACAATAATGATAGTGAACTTCAATCTATTGCTTTGGGTAATCTCGGGACTGTGTTTCTTGCTTATGGTGGTTTAAATCAGGCAGAGGAGATGCTCCAAGAAGCGTTGGTAATCCACAGGAAATTGGGGAACAAGAAGGGCATGGCAGATAACTACGGAAATCTCGCGAGTGTGTTGCAAATTCGGGGCGATTTGAGTGGGGCAGAGAAAATGTATCGTAAATCATTGGCACTTAATGAAGAGCTGGGGCACAAGGGGGGCATGGCAAATAGTTACGGCAATCTCGGGATTGTGTTCCAAATCCGGGGTGATTTGGGTGAGGCGAAGAAAATGCATCGCAAATCATTGGCGTTTAACAAAAAGTTGGGCCGCGAGGAGGGTATGGCAAATGACTACGGCAATCTCGGGACTGTGTTTAAAATCCGGGGTGATTTGAAACAGGCGAAGAAAATGCATAGTAAATCGTTGAAGACTTATACAAAGTTGGGTCACAAGAGAGGTGTGGCAAATTGCTACAGCAGTCTTGGAAATTTGTTCCAAGAGTGGGACAATTTAGACCGGGCAGAAGAGATGTATCATAAATCCTTGTTACTTCATGAAGAGCTGGGAAACAAGGAGGGTATATCGGCCAACTACGGTAGCCTTGGAAATATATTTTTGCAGCAGTATAACTTTGTACAAGCAGAAGAAATGTATCGCGAGGCACTGAAGATTAGTAAAGAATTAGAGGACAAGCAGATTATGGCCAACGTTTACGGCAACTTGGGCGTTATGTTCCGCGTTCAGGGCAATCTGACTAAGGCAAGGGAGATGTTTCATAAATCGTTGGAGATTGACAGAGAGTTGGGCCTTAAGAGAGGTGTGGCAACGTGTTACAAAAATCTCGGGGATGTATCTCTAGCCGAAGGTAATACAGCGGAAGCTTGTGAGTTGTGGAGGAAGTCGTGCAATCTCTTTGCAAAGATTGGCATGGCCCGCGAAGTGGAAAAGGTAGAACGAATAATGAAAGAAGCCGGGTGCGTTTAG